One genomic region from Gammaproteobacteria bacterium encodes:
- a CDS encoding Ig-like domain-containing protein, with the protein MLVLLLAACSGGGGGGDGGSSSPTSLPSSLTRIDITPSQPSLAKGTALSLTATGIYSDNTTRVLNGEVSWQSSDTTIATIDDSGKIAAVDAGTVTIDASLGSVSAQIELDVKAAELIQLLITPEAPVLPQGTTLDLSARGLYSDGSNQVLTQQVSWESDDSSIVVIDVAGRAQPQAIGSTTVRATLAGITGSQTLTVSDAVLESIEVSAASGSLPLAHSQPLLALGHFSDNRLQDITEQVDWTSSAPNILAISTASGSRGLATALAIGEVTITASLVTTGGTVSGTLDQRVTAATLVSIEISPPSAYLAVGTRQDFRATGRYSDDSIRDITSAASWVSADAGVALASNVVDEQGQTLALAAGNTTITASLDGVSGEASLVVSSAKLLSITVLPAELSLPLSIQQTLRAEGNFSDGSVQDLDGQVSWESERPTIAAIDAGTLSTLQPGSARISARLGAVTGYSLVTVNAATLDSLRIDPPSSTLAIGTQTQLQAFALDTDDKEWDVTQQVSWDTAIPADSTRLRADNSAGQQGQLTALGGSGDVLVTANLYEMQAQSTISISNASLSGLRITAASDSLDSAEAQQLTAWADFDDSSSQALDAQVIWSSDRPGLATVSNQAADRGRVLAGIGVSGDAVISAHFGGLSAAFDLTISDTPQRPVSLVVLATPNALLNNDIDPSAIEVRVRAADPTSSVADGTEVTLQVSQTGSPLGSPVVLGTTDGIASTRLTATETGLLQIEASIDPALRNTTTLYSTANLFEVIAGAAFDDAPAGSGPLLPKDTRFGFFMFNLSNRDFRLDKFELFNDGAVLFTTTKASDLSGNQLSGGLKMGIIYTLTTDITANGIEGHYSLTDLVTGIQFKLKFIRP; encoded by the coding sequence ATGCTTGTGCTACTACTCGCCGCCTGTAGTGGCGGTGGCGGCGGCGGTGACGGTGGTTCCAGCTCCCCGACATCGCTCCCCTCCAGCCTCACCCGCATTGACATCACCCCCAGCCAACCCTCCCTCGCCAAGGGTACCGCGCTCTCACTTACCGCTACCGGCATCTACAGCGACAACACTACCCGGGTGTTGAATGGGGAGGTCAGCTGGCAGTCCAGCGACACTACTATCGCCACCATCGACGACAGCGGGAAGATCGCCGCCGTCGATGCCGGCACGGTGACTATTGATGCCAGCCTGGGCAGTGTCAGCGCCCAGATAGAGCTCGACGTCAAGGCGGCGGAACTGATTCAGCTGCTCATCACCCCCGAGGCCCCGGTGCTGCCCCAGGGCACCACCCTCGACCTGTCCGCGCGGGGACTGTACAGCGACGGCAGCAATCAGGTGCTCACCCAGCAGGTCAGCTGGGAGAGTGACGACAGCAGTATTGTGGTGATCGATGTCGCGGGGCGGGCACAGCCGCAAGCCATCGGCAGCACCACGGTCCGCGCCACGCTGGCGGGCATTACCGGCAGCCAGACCCTCACCGTGAGCGATGCCGTATTGGAAAGCATCGAGGTCAGCGCCGCGTCCGGCAGCCTGCCTCTGGCCCACTCACAGCCGCTGCTCGCCCTGGGCCATTTCAGCGATAACCGGCTGCAGGATATTACCGAACAGGTGGACTGGACGAGCAGCGCACCCAATATCCTGGCCATCAGCACTGCCAGCGGCAGTCGCGGCCTGGCCACCGCCCTGGCCATCGGCGAGGTGACCATAACGGCCAGCCTGGTGACGACCGGCGGTACAGTCAGCGGCACCCTGGATCAGCGCGTCACCGCCGCCACCCTGGTCAGCATCGAGATCTCCCCGCCCAGTGCGTATCTGGCCGTCGGCACCCGGCAGGATTTTCGGGCTACCGGTCGCTACTCCGACGACAGCATTCGGGATATCACCAGCGCGGCCAGCTGGGTTAGCGCCGACGCCGGTGTGGCCCTGGCCAGCAATGTGGTCGACGAGCAGGGCCAGACCCTCGCCCTGGCGGCGGGTAACACCACCATCACCGCCAGCCTGGACGGCGTCAGCGGCGAGGCCAGTCTGGTGGTCAGTTCGGCAAAGCTGCTCTCCATCACGGTGCTGCCAGCGGAGCTGTCGCTGCCGCTGAGCATCCAACAGACCCTGCGTGCCGAGGGCAATTTTTCCGATGGCTCGGTGCAGGACCTCGATGGCCAGGTGAGCTGGGAGTCCGAGCGGCCCACCATCGCCGCCATCGATGCGGGGACACTCAGCACCCTGCAGCCGGGCAGCGCCCGCATCAGCGCCCGGCTGGGAGCGGTGACCGGATACAGCCTGGTGACCGTCAACGCTGCCACCCTGGACAGTCTGCGGATCGATCCCCCCAGCTCGACCCTGGCCATCGGCACCCAAACCCAGCTGCAGGCCTTCGCCCTCGATACCGACGATAAGGAATGGGATGTCACCCAGCAGGTCAGCTGGGACACGGCGATCCCGGCGGACAGCACCCGGCTGCGCGCCGACAACAGTGCGGGCCAGCAGGGGCAGTTGACGGCTCTGGGCGGCAGCGGCGATGTCCTGGTGACCGCCAACCTGTATGAGATGCAGGCACAGAGCACCATCAGCATCAGCAATGCCAGCCTCAGCGGGCTGCGCATCACTGCCGCCAGCGACAGTCTGGACAGCGCCGAGGCCCAGCAGCTCACCGCCTGGGCCGATTTTGATGACAGCAGCAGCCAGGCGCTCGACGCGCAGGTGATCTGGAGCTCCGATCGACCGGGCCTGGCCACGGTCAGCAACCAGGCCGCCGATCGCGGCCGGGTGCTAGCCGGCATCGGGGTCAGCGGCGACGCTGTCATCAGCGCCCATTTCGGCGGCCTCAGCGCCGCGTTTGACCTGACCATCAGTGACACCCCCCAACGACCGGTGTCCCTGGTGGTGCTCGCCACGCCCAACGCCCTGCTCAATAACGACATCGATCCCAGCGCCATCGAGGTGCGGGTACGGGCCGCCGACCCCACCAGCAGTGTTGCCGACGGCACCGAGGTCACGCTACAGGTCAGTCAGACGGGCAGCCCCCTGGGCAGCCCGGTGGTCCTGGGCACCACCGACGGCATCGCCAGCACCCGCCTCACCGCCACGGAGACCGGCCTGCTACAGATCGAGGCCAGTATTGACCCCGCCCTGCGCAACACCACCACCCTCTACAGCACCGCGAATCTGTTCGAGGTCATTGCCGGCGCCGCCTTTGACGATGCCCCGGCCGGTAGCGGCCCGCTGCTGCCGAAGGACACCCGTTTCGGGTTTTTCATGTTCAACCTGTCCAATCGGGATTTTCGACTGGACAAATTTGAGCTGTTTAACGACGGCGCCGTCCTCTTCACCACCACCAAGGCCTCTGACCTCAGCGGCAACCAGCTCAGCGGCGGACTGAAAATGGGCATCATCTATACCCTGACCACCGACATCACCGCTAATGGTATAGAAGGACACTACTCTCTCACCGACCTGGTCACCGGGATCCAATTCAAGCTCAAGTTTATCCGCCCCTGA
- a CDS encoding cytochrome c3 family protein, producing MPKGFNLNSWLKRGFGFYTALLVSLVTVQWLSACTPAPATSTRSATYVVEGGVGEGKRWRDNRFFANEVKTEALATDGIHDPENAAISALQEPAEALSAFPLDRRGGVDWVKAMDLGIIEPRADLRGESQMAVLDMDIMFKDTGQMPWVKFPHLAHTKWLACSNCHPDIFIQQKGANDISMDGVLAGEYCGRCHDKVAFALWTCERCHSVPHEGTPARWNEFMGVRPPAP from the coding sequence ATGCCTAAAGGCTTTAACCTGAATTCGTGGTTGAAACGCGGATTTGGATTTTACACTGCGCTGCTCGTCTCACTGGTCACGGTGCAGTGGCTGAGCGCCTGCACACCCGCGCCGGCCACCTCCACCCGCAGCGCCACGTATGTGGTGGAAGGCGGGGTGGGCGAGGGTAAGCGCTGGCGTGACAACCGCTTTTTTGCCAATGAGGTCAAAACCGAGGCCCTCGCCACGGACGGTATCCACGACCCGGAAAATGCCGCCATCAGCGCCTTACAAGAGCCGGCAGAGGCGCTGAGCGCCTTCCCGCTGGATCGTCGCGGCGGTGTTGACTGGGTCAAGGCAATGGATCTCGGCATCATTGAACCCCGCGCCGATCTCAGGGGAGAGAGTCAGATGGCCGTGCTGGACATGGATATCATGTTCAAGGACACCGGCCAGATGCCGTGGGTCAAATTCCCCCACCTCGCGCATACAAAATGGCTGGCCTGTTCAAACTGTCATCCCGACATCTTCATTCAACAGAAGGGGGCCAATGACATCTCCATGGATGGCGTCCTGGCCGGTGAATATTGCGGCCGCTGCCACGACAAGGTGGCCTTCGCGCTCTGGACCTGTGAGCGTTGCCACAGCGTACCCCATGAAGGCACGCCGGCACGCTGGAACGAATTTATGGGCGTCCGTCCCCCGGCACCCTGA
- a CDS encoding PfkB family carbohydrate kinase, whose amino-acid sequence MARILTVGIATLDIINAVDGFPPEDAEVRATAQEMRRGGNASNTAVVLSQLGHECAFAGSLADDASSEVIRAELKAYRIDMGAVATVAGGRVPVSYVTLNQQNGSRTIVHYRELPEYRFADFARIDLHNFDWLHFEGRNVPETRVMLDHARQQRPTLPISVEFEKPRPEIESLCAGADLLLYSRGYVQKSRVQQGRTQQGAEALTDPVAFLREQHRRWPGSEHTCTWGADGAWGIDRHGGITHSPAPQLSSVVDTLGAGDTFNAGMIHGRLSGGGLSQALAEACQLAAEKCARQGLHGLRLGGSSQ is encoded by the coding sequence ATGGCGCGGATCCTGACGGTTGGTATCGCAACACTCGATATCATCAACGCGGTCGATGGTTTTCCGCCAGAGGATGCCGAGGTCCGGGCCACGGCACAGGAGATGCGCCGGGGTGGAAATGCCAGCAATACGGCGGTGGTCCTGTCCCAGCTGGGACATGAGTGCGCCTTCGCCGGTAGCCTGGCGGATGATGCCAGCAGCGAGGTGATCCGCGCCGAGCTGAAGGCCTACCGGATTGATATGGGCGCGGTGGCGACCGTGGCGGGCGGGAGGGTGCCCGTCTCGTACGTGACACTCAATCAGCAAAATGGCTCGCGCACCATCGTGCACTATCGCGAGCTGCCCGAATACCGCTTCGCGGACTTCGCCCGCATCGACCTGCACAATTTTGACTGGCTGCATTTTGAGGGGCGTAATGTGCCGGAGACGCGCGTCATGCTCGACCACGCCCGACAGCAGCGGCCGACGCTGCCCATCTCGGTCGAATTCGAAAAGCCGCGGCCGGAGATCGAGAGCCTGTGCGCCGGTGCAGACCTGCTACTCTATTCTCGTGGCTATGTGCAGAAAAGCAGGGTGCAGCAAGGCAGGACGCAGCAGGGTGCGGAGGCTCTAACCGATCCGGTGGCCTTTCTGCGCGAGCAGCATCGGCGCTGGCCGGGCAGCGAGCACACCTGTACCTGGGGTGCGGATGGTGCCTGGGGGATTGATCGCCATGGCGGAATCACGCACAGCCCGGCCCCGCAATTGTCGAGTGTTGTGGACACCCTGGGGGCGGGCGATACCTTTAACGCGGGCATGATTCACGGCAGGCTGAGCGGCGGGGGACTGTCGCAGGCACTGGCCGAGGCCTGCCAGCTGGCGGCTGAGAAGTGTGCCCGGCAGGGCCTGCATGGACTGCGCCTGGGCGGCAGTTCGCAGTGA
- a CDS encoding ankyrin repeat domain-containing protein, translated as MCVLACGVVLLGACSREYPTELMNAAKDGNLKAVQDVVQRGADVGERSNKGKRALMFAASEGHLDVAQWLVEQGADVNVADNYGTTALIVAATAGHHAVVKLLLEHGANIHVRDDSGGAALVNAVYFGHTETVQLLLDALSRNETPPLDKRDGEELLMLASGLGHVEIVRLMVAAGIDANGRGLKRRTPLMAAAAFDRAEVARILLAQGADPQAQDDDGNTALMVARDKGSAKVTALLAASR; from the coding sequence ATGTGCGTCCTGGCATGCGGCGTCGTATTGCTTGGTGCCTGTTCGCGCGAATACCCCACGGAGCTGATGAATGCCGCGAAAGACGGTAATCTGAAGGCGGTGCAGGATGTTGTACAGCGAGGCGCCGATGTTGGTGAACGTAGCAACAAGGGCAAACGTGCGCTGATGTTTGCTGCCTCTGAAGGCCATCTGGATGTAGCGCAATGGTTGGTCGAGCAGGGCGCGGATGTCAATGTGGCCGACAATTACGGCACCACGGCGCTGATCGTGGCCGCCACGGCGGGTCATCACGCGGTAGTGAAACTGTTGCTGGAGCACGGTGCGAATATCCATGTGCGTGACGACAGCGGCGGCGCGGCGCTGGTGAATGCCGTTTATTTCGGCCACACCGAAACAGTGCAATTGCTGTTAGACGCCCTGAGCCGAAACGAAACCCCGCCGCTGGACAAGCGTGATGGTGAAGAACTGTTGATGCTGGCCTCAGGTCTGGGCCATGTGGAGATTGTTCGGCTGATGGTGGCGGCGGGTATTGATGCCAATGGTCGGGGGCTTAAGCGGCGCACGCCGCTGATGGCCGCTGCCGCATTCGATCGTGCGGAGGTCGCCAGAATCCTGTTGGCGCAGGGCGCCGATCCTCAGGCGCAAGATGACGATGGCAATACGGCCCTGATGGTTGCGCGGGACAAAGGCAGCGCCAAGGTAACGGCCTTGCTGGCGGCGTCCCGCTAA
- the thiO gene encoding glycine oxidase ThiO — protein MTDFLIVGGGLIGLLSARALSRTGAKVTLIERAQLGKESSWAGGGILSPLYPWRYARPVNELATWSQARYPALANELERDTGIDTEWTRSGLLVLDEDQREPGMAWAAAQQVTAQAVDGPQIRGLEPALRAGHAAGLWMPEVAQIRNPFLVQALRQDLLKRGVRVAEDTEVTHLLTKKGRINGVRTEYNEVLADRVIIACGAWSATLLKDLGQEVPVMPVRGQMILFRGSPGLLNHVVLHQGHYLIPRRDGRILAGSTMEEVGFDKTVTVEARNDLIAVACALVPELAEVPVERHWAGLRPGSPSGIPFISAHPKVDGLYINAGHFRNGVVMGLASAELLADIVLERTPILDPTPYQLAACASTV, from the coding sequence ATGACGGACTTTTTAATTGTCGGCGGTGGCCTCATCGGCCTGCTCAGCGCACGCGCGCTCAGTCGGACGGGGGCGAAGGTGACGCTCATCGAGCGGGCCCAGCTGGGCAAGGAATCCTCGTGGGCGGGCGGCGGCATCCTTTCGCCCCTGTATCCCTGGCGCTACGCCCGGCCGGTGAACGAGCTGGCGACATGGAGTCAGGCCCGTTATCCGGCCCTGGCGAATGAGCTTGAGCGCGATACGGGGATCGATACGGAGTGGACCCGGAGCGGCCTGCTGGTGCTGGACGAGGATCAGCGCGAACCGGGGATGGCCTGGGCGGCGGCGCAACAGGTCACGGCGCAGGCGGTCGATGGGCCGCAGATCCGGGGGCTGGAGCCGGCGCTGCGAGCAGGGCACGCCGCCGGCCTGTGGATGCCCGAGGTGGCGCAGATACGCAATCCCTTCCTGGTCCAGGCCCTGCGTCAGGATCTCCTCAAGCGTGGGGTGCGGGTGGCGGAAGACACCGAGGTCACGCACCTGCTGACCAAAAAGGGGCGCATCAACGGCGTGCGCACCGAATATAACGAAGTGCTGGCGGACCGCGTCATCATCGCCTGCGGCGCCTGGAGCGCCACCCTGCTCAAGGATCTGGGGCAGGAGGTGCCGGTGATGCCGGTGCGCGGGCAGATGATCCTGTTTCGCGGGTCGCCGGGCCTGCTCAACCATGTGGTCCTGCATCAGGGACACTACCTGATCCCGCGCCGTGATGGCCGCATACTGGCCGGCAGCACGATGGAAGAGGTGGGCTTCGACAAGACCGTCACCGTCGAGGCGCGCAATGACCTGATTGCGGTGGCCTGCGCCCTGGTGCCTGAGCTGGCGGAGGTACCGGTGGAGCGCCATTGGGCCGGCCTGCGCCCGGGCTCCCCCAGCGGCATCCCGTTTATCAGCGCCCACCCGAAGGTAGACGGCCTCTACATCAATGCCGGGCATTTTCGCAATGGGGTGGTCATGGGGCTGGCCTCGGCCGAACTGCTGGCGGACATTGTGCTGGAGCGCACGCCGATCCTGGATCCGACACCCTATCAGCTGGCCGCCTGCGCCAGCACGGTATAG
- a CDS encoding Fur family transcriptional regulator — translation MNQTVPSVDDLFQQCGIAPTQQRRQIAEILFDRPQHVSAEQVLERVNQSGSVASKATVYNTLGLFARKGLIREVIVDPSRVFYDSNPSVHHHFFNVDTGQLEDIDAQHLMLQALPPPPAGTVLEGVDIIVRVRLTP, via the coding sequence ATGAATCAGACAGTCCCCTCCGTCGACGACCTATTTCAGCAGTGTGGCATCGCACCCACCCAGCAGCGTCGCCAGATTGCAGAAATCCTGTTTGACCGGCCGCAACACGTCTCTGCCGAGCAGGTGCTGGAGCGGGTGAATCAGTCCGGCAGCGTGGCCTCCAAGGCGACGGTGTACAACACCCTGGGCCTGTTCGCCCGCAAGGGGCTGATTCGCGAGGTGATCGTCGACCCCAGCCGGGTGTTTTATGATTCCAATCCCAGCGTGCATCACCACTTTTTCAATGTCGATACCGGTCAGCTGGAAGACATCGATGCCCAGCACCTGATGCTGCAGGCGCTGCCGCCCCCGCCTGCGGGGACCGTCCTGGAGGGGGTCGATATCATCGTGCGGGTGCGTTTAACCCCATAA
- a CDS encoding ankyrin repeat domain-containing protein has product MIKTRTHHRYSALGRLLLLCASFGLFAACDGNTELMQHTLANDPVAVETALAEGAAVDERNKYGWTALMHAARQNQTATLALLLDAGADINARDNDGWTALMRAASKGQDESTELLLARKADPELADNNGWTALMWAANRGHLNSIKTLIAAGADVNAKAKDGRTAIVIARNEGYNEVLDVLKAAGAKQ; this is encoded by the coding sequence ATGATCAAGACACGCACACACCATAGATATTCAGCGCTCGGACGGCTCCTGCTGCTGTGCGCTAGCTTCGGTCTGTTCGCCGCCTGTGACGGCAACACCGAGCTCATGCAACACACCCTTGCCAACGACCCCGTCGCGGTGGAAACGGCACTGGCCGAGGGTGCCGCGGTGGATGAGCGCAACAAGTATGGCTGGACGGCGCTGATGCATGCCGCCAGGCAGAACCAGACCGCCACCCTGGCCCTGTTGCTGGATGCCGGCGCCGACATCAACGCCCGCGATAATGACGGCTGGACGGCGCTGATGCGCGCCGCGTCAAAGGGCCAGGATGAGTCCACCGAACTGCTTCTGGCCCGCAAGGCCGATCCTGAACTCGCCGACAACAACGGCTGGACCGCACTGATGTGGGCCGCCAACCGTGGCCACCTCAACAGCATAAAAACATTGATTGCCGCAGGGGCTGACGTCAACGCCAAGGCAAAGGATGGCCGCACCGCCATCGTCATCGCCCGCAACGAAGGCTATAACGAGGTCCTGGATGTACTAAAGGCCGCCGGCGCGAAACAATAG
- a CDS encoding segregation and condensation protein A — MNQPDHSTESRILSMVKKVLTNIAKDTHTAPGMRHPLSDSTINDMRACLDLIVSREAELNAQGGNVTPQKPRFIDEPSDRVVVQFDPRKPADKS, encoded by the coding sequence ATGAACCAACCCGACCACAGCACCGAATCCCGCATCCTCTCGATGGTGAAGAAGGTGCTCACCAATATCGCCAAGGATACCCACACCGCCCCCGGCATGCGCCACCCCCTGTCCGACAGCACCATCAACGACATGCGCGCCTGTCTGGACCTCATTGTCTCCCGCGAGGCCGAGCTCAATGCCCAGGGCGGCAATGTCACCCCCCAAAAGCCCCGCTTCATCGACGAGCCCAGCGACCGCGTTGTGGTCCAGTTCGATCCCCGCAAGCCCGCCGACAAGTCCTGA